In the Gasterosteus aculeatus chromosome X, fGasAcu3.hap1.1, whole genome shotgun sequence genome, one interval contains:
- the LOC120809259 gene encoding carbohydrate sulfotransferase 5 gives MLRCRVNLSTMIFLVILQGAAVVLFCGWYVQLSPCGSAPPNDKVHVLLLSSWRSGSSFVGQVFSQHPSVFYLMEPAWHVWTNIQKHGARVLRMAVRDLLRSVFQCDFSAMEAYLSEKHQVSSLFMWSHSRALCSPPACPLTPRGQFSNQTQCFNACGTHGLQGVEKACGTYSHVVLKEVRFFELESLYPLLQDPSLNLHIIHLVRDPRAVMRSRDELAKAFNSDSAIVLEQKNIPAAEVQYQVMQEICRSHIRINERAMLKPPPFLKGRYKMIRYEDVVRNPLEEITAMYEFVGLETTSQLAEWIYRVTHGKGRGTKKEAFDITSRNAADVSEAWRTTLPHNKVRRIQEVCKGAMSLLGYRTVNSEKEQKRLDFDLLVPQEPYQFSWLPEKTDRPSDG, from the coding sequence ATGCTGCGCTGCAGAGTGAACCTCAGCACCATGATCTTCCTGGTCATCCTTCAGGGGGCAGCGGTGGTCCTATTCTGCGGCTGGTATGTCCAGCTCAGTCCCTGCGGCTCTGCTCCCCCCAACGACAAAGTTCACGTTCTGCTGTTGTCCTCGTGGCGATCAGGCTCCTCCTTTGTGGGTCAGGTGTTCAGCCAGCACCCATCTGTCTTCTATCTGATGGAGCCGGCATGGCATGTGTGGACCAATATCCAGAAACACGGTGCGCGGGTTCTCCGAATGGCAGTAAGGGATCTGTTGCGAAGCGTATTTCAGTGTGACTTTTCCGCGATGGAGGCCTACCTGTCAGAGAAGCACCAGGTGTCCTCCTTATTTATGTGGAGTCACAGCAGAGCACTATGCTCCCCGCCGGCCTGTCCTCTGACACCACGTGGCCAATTCAGCAACCAGACTCAGTGCTTCAATGCATGTGGTACCCATGGCCTGCAGGGGGTGGAGAAGGCTTGTGGCACCTACAGTCACGTGGTACTGAAAGAAGTGAGATTCTTTGAGCTGGAATCCCTCTACCCGCTCTTGCAGGACCCAAGCCTAAATCTCCACATCATCCACCTGGTCCGAGACCCTCGGGCTGTAATGCGCTCCAGAGACGAGTTAGCCAAAGCCTTCAATAGTGATAGCGCCATCGTCTTGGAGCAGAAAAACATACCAGCGGCAGAAGTGCAGTACCAAGTCATGCAGGAGATCTGCCGAAGCCACATCCGCATTAATGAGAGGGCCATGCTGAAGCCCCCCCCGTTTCTAAAAGGCCGTTACAAGATGATCCGCTATGAGGACGTGGTGCGCAACCCACTTGAGGAGATAACTGCCATGTACGAGTTTGTGGGTCTGGAGACGACCAGCCAGTTGGCGGAATGGATCTACCGGGTGACTCATGGAAAAGGCAGAGGCACCAAGAAAGAGGCCTTTGATATCACCTCGCGGAATGCCGCCGACGTCTCCGAGGCTTGGCGTACCACGCTGCCACACAACAAGGTCAGACGCATCCAGGAGGTGTGCAAAGGGGCCATGTCGTTGCTCGGATACAGGACTGTTAACAGCGAAAAAGAGCAGAAGCGACTCGACTTTGATCTACTGGTGCCACAGGAACCTTACCAGTTCAGCTGGCTGCCAGAGAAAACAGACCGTCCAAGTGACGGTTAA
- the LOC144383678 gene encoding protein spire homolog 2-like, producing MARSTDRSAGDAGPRGTTPTARGEAARDPSEPRELSLEEVLKSYEQPINEEQAWAVCYQCCGGARGGPRPPAGGVVRAEDPSSVLLQRDGTVSLRRRDDDTDGPPPPPPPAAERQLVQSLGVAIYRALDWGLDDSEERELSPQLERLIERMAGGEQGGEQVRAAGRLTTDEGYGGQDEEEDEEDEEEEEEGAVRPVSTFRQVTALCASRLADPSLAPEHYQAVCRALFVETLELRTFLTKIRDAKEMLKKITKEEGVEDKSTAELDALKHTDWARLWVQLMKELRHGVKLKKVQEQPFNLLPTEFSFTPFEMLMQDIRTRKFQLRKVMVDGDIPTRVKRNAHELILDFIRSRPPLRPASERCLPPPPLQPQSLHEKVLAGIKQERKLRPVVPPSSRPFGSLPCLAQTCPCDVKSTSCIDLSLSEPRPPSRPRILLKAPTLAEMEEMNISEEEESPDCGELRRTESSPTPLKRDRSFSEHDLALLRAEMLPSLSDAAQLGGPVRLRGERPRSRTLTGAGPPPYHRASYPVQGWVPSSPARLSLSSVDETTERSDTPSGSRAGDKHQLMEEFSHPVESLALTVDEVINVRRVLVKAEMEKFLPNKELYNNLKRGKVCCCCKVKFPIFSWPSTCLLCKRAVCGSCSAKMKIPSKKVSHIPVYTVGFHSTPRSHGHKSQVYKSLRSLSRRSVEEEFPHLYTHGCTLRDVCAECTKFVADVISSSRRSLDVLNNTPKREAAPQRPQLQRQSHLQTCPRPHPQCHPQCHPPP from the exons ATGGCCAGATCCACCGACAGAAGCGCCGGTGACGCGGGCCCGCGTGGGACGACGCCCACCGCACGCGGGGAGGCGGCGCGCGACCCGTCCGAGCCCCGGGAACTGTCCCTGGAAGAGGTGCTGAAGTCCTACGAGCAGCCCATCAACGAGGAGCAGGCGTGGGCGGTGTGCTACCAGTGCTGCggcggggcgagggggggcccccgcccgcccgccgggGGAGTCGTCCGGGCGGAGGAcccgtcctccgtcctcctgcaGAGGGACGGAACCGTGTCGCTGCGGCGGCGCGACG ACGACACCGAcggacctccacctccacctccacctgctgcagagCGTCAG CTGGTCCAGTCGCTGGGCGTGGCGATCTACCGCGCCCTGGACTGGGGGCTGGATGACAGCGAGGAGCGGGAGCTCAGCCCCCAGCTGGAGCGCCTCATCGAACGCATGGCCGGAGGGGAGCAGGGCGGGGAGCAGGTCCGCGCTGCCGGCAGGCTCACCACGGACGAAGGGTACGGCGgccaggacgaggaggaggacgaggaggacgaggaggaggaggaggagggagcggtgAGGCCGGTGTCCACCTTCCGCCAGGTGACGGCGCTGTGCGCGTCCCGGCTGGCCGACCCCAGCCTGGCGCCGGAACACTACCAGGCCGTCTGCAGGGCTCTGTTTGTGGAGACGCTGGAGCTGCGGACCTTCCTCACCAAGATCCGGGACGCCAAGGAG ATGCTGAAGAAGATTACCAAAGAGGAAGGTGTGGAGGACAAGTCCACGGCCGAGCTGGACGCCCTGAAGCACACAGACTGG GCGCGTCTCTGGGTGCAGCTGATGAAGGAGCTCAGGCATGGAGTGAAGCTGAAGAAGGTCCAGGAGCAGCCGTTCAACCTGCTGCCCACCGAGTTCAGCTTCACGCCCTTCGAGATGCTGATGCAGGACATTCGCACCCGCAAGTTCCAGCTACGCAAAGTCATG GTGGACGGGGACATCCCCACCCGAGTGAAGAGAAACGCCCACGAATTGATACTGGATTTCATCCGGTCAAGACCTCCTCTCAGACCA GCCTCGGAgcgctgcctcccccctccgcccctgcAGCCGCAGTCCCTTCACGAAAAGGTCCTGGCTGGGATCAAGCAGGAGAGGAAGCTGAGGCCGGTGGTGCCGCCCAGCTCCAGAC cattCGGCTCTCTGCCCTGCCTGGCACAGACGTGTCCTTGTGACGTCAAATCCACGTCGTGCATCGACCTGTCCCTGTCGGAGCCCCGGCCGCCGTCCCGCCCCCGCATCCTGCTCAAGGCCCCGACTCTGGCcgagatggaggagatgaacaTCTCGGAG gaggaggagtccCCAGACTGCGGGGAGctgaggaggacggagagctcccccacccctctgaAAAGAGACCGCTCCTTCTCGGAGCACGACCTGGCCCTGCTGCGCGCCGAGATGCTCCCCTCGCTCTCCGATGCGGCCCAGCTGGGGGGGCCGGTCAggctgaggggggagaggcCTCGGTCCAGGACGCTAACTGGGGCCGGACCGCCCCCTTATCACAGAG CCTCTTACCCGGTTCAGGGCTGGGTGCCGTCCTCCCCGGCCCGCCTGTCTCTGAGCTCGGTTGACGAGACCACGGAGAGGTCGGACACGCCGTCCGGCTCCAGAGCTGGAGACAAGCACCAGTTGATG gaGGAGTTTAGTCACCCGGTGGAGAGTCTCGCTTTGACGGTGGATGAGGTCATCAACGTGCGCCGAGTTCTGGTCAAAGCGGAGATGGAGAAGTTTCTTCCGAACAAAGAGCTTTACAATAACCTGAAGCGAGGCAAG gtttgctgctgctgcaaggtGAAATTCCCTATCTTCTCATGGCCATCTACCTGCTTACTGTGTAAAAG AGCTGTCTGTGGCTCCTGCAGTGCAAAG ATGAAGATCCCCTCGAAGAAGGTGTCCCACATTCCTGTGTACACCGTTGGCTTCCACAGCACTCCGAGGAGCCACGGACACAAGAGCCAAGTCTATAA GTCCCTGCGCAGCCTGTCCCGCCGCTCCGTGGAGGAGGAGTTCCCCCACCTGTACACACACGGCTGCACGCTGCGCGACGTCTGCGCCGAATGCACCAAGTTCGTCGCCGACGTCATTTCCTCCAGCCGCCGCAGTCTGGACGTCCTCAACAACACCCCCAAGAGGGAGGCCGCCCCCCAGAGGCCGCAACTGCAACGCCAGTCACACCTCCAGACTTGCCCTCGGCCTCACCCTCAGTGTCACCCCCAGTGTCACCCTCCTCCCTAA